Part of the Aquimarina sp. MAR_2010_214 genome is shown below.
GGGCTGGATATTACCAATGATAAAATCCTATCTATCGGGGCGATTGCTGTAACAGGAAACACAATGGATGTTGCCGATAGTTTTGAAGTCTATCTGCAACAAGAAACCTTTAACCCCGAGACGGTTGAAATACACGGTATCCTAAAGAGCGGACATATCACCAAAGTAAAAGAAAGCGAAGCCATTGCTCATTTTTTGGATTATATAAAAGATGCCATTCTGGTAGCACACCATGCCGATTTTGATGTAGCCATGATCAATAAATGCCTGGCCCGACTACAATTACCTAAACTGAAGAACAAAACTCTGGATACCGGTGTATTGTTTAAAAAAACAGAGTTATGCAAGGCGACACATAAACACTATGGGCTAGATGAGCTTAGTGCTATTTTTAATATCGCAAAGCACGACAGGCATACCTCTTCTGGGGATGCGTTTATTACCGGACTCCTCTTTTTAAAAATCATAGCCTCCCTCACCAAAAAAAGAAAAGTTACCTTAAAAGATTTGTTTTTTAATCCTAATAGAAGAGGGTTGCTTTAGGAACTGATGTACGTTTCCGCTACGCTCAGGTTTTAGGTGTGTGGTATTAGGTGTTAGGTGTGTGTACCCTTCGACTACGCTCAGGGTACGCGAAGCGTATACAAAAATCAGAAACCTGAAACCTGAAACCCAAAACCCAAAACCTGAAACCTCAAACCTCAAACCTAATACCTCAAACCTCAAACCTGAAACCAGAAACCAGAAACC
Proteins encoded:
- a CDS encoding PolC-type DNA polymerase III, which codes for MLRWFRHKQYPDYWNRYLQHFNTKKDRTLATTRFVVFDTETTGLDITNDKILSIGAIAVTGNTMDVADSFEVYLQQETFNPETVEIHGILKSGHITKVKESEAIAHFLDYIKDAILVAHHADFDVAMINKCLARLQLPKLKNKTLDTGVLFKKTELCKATHKHYGLDELSAIFNIAKHDRHTSSGDAFITGLLFLKIIASLTKKRKVTLKDLFFNPNRRGLL